A region of the Larus michahellis chromosome 4, bLarMic1.1, whole genome shotgun sequence genome:
ACTATGGTATTTATGAAACCCAGATATGGATACTGCAGTTCAGAGCTGCTATTGCTCTTCATCATTTGTTCTcatgttgaagaaaaaaataaaatcagtatttaccTGTCCACCACCTGCTTATGGACCTCCTTCCACTGTTCCTTGTCTGCATCAGTTCCCAAGTCTGGGTGAAGAGCCTTCAGGGAGACACCCGCAACATTCACTCCACTCCAGACAGGTACTGAGAGTTGCACAGAGATTAATTATCTCACAAGATGAACAATCTCCCCAGCCACAAGAAAACTTAGCTTTGTCCTCCTCAGATTAACAGTTAACATAGGATCTAGTTGGATTAATCTGCAACACACATCACTATGATTTAGATATGACTTTAAATATAGAATGACATATGAGGCCAATCTAATTTGTAGGCTAAGAACCTAGGAGCGTATGAACATCTTTCTTTATACATGATGTCACAAGGTTTGAATTTACCTTTACTAAAGTGAAACACCTAAGCAACATGCGCAAAAGTGACAGTAACTCTgtattttgcaaatgtttctcaaaataagaattttttctaAATGCATCCTGCTGAGTGTCAGGAAGCAGACACTACTGCTTTGGTGCAGCTAGAAAAAGTACAGGTTAAATAAGGAGAAAGTAATACTTTCTCCCGTCCTCTAGACTTGCCTCTGCACTTCAGTTCCTATATATAGTTGTTGAAGTAATCAAGAGATGCCAGTAAAGACATTAAGTGACTACCAGTAGAGCTAGTGGAGATCTTTGGGAGTCCCTTGCAGAGAACTCTACCCTCCTGGTGCTTCAGTTTGGTTCTTTTGAGACTTACGGGAACAACTTAGCCTAGAAATTTTCAGCCTCCTCTGGTTACAGTAATGACCTTTTCCAAGCAGAGTAACTCGGGTCAAATATAGATCATCTAGGGTTACTCTGTGCAGCAGCAGATTTAGAGCAGGACTTGCATTCTTAAGGTACTGCAGTGCAAAGGTTTTACTGTAGCTTTTAGAGTTGTTTCTTGCAAAGTATCAGAAAAAGTTCTGCATAACAGCCAGATTTCACGCTTACCACTGGAATCTCCATGCTCTCCAACAATCCATCCATGGCAGCTCAGAGGATGGATGCCCAGCCTTTCTCCCATGAGGTGGCGGAAACGGGCAGAGTCCAAGTTGCAGCCACTGCCGATAACACGGTGTTTAGGAAATCCACTGATCTTCCAGGCCACATAGGTCAAAATATCCACTGCAAGTAGAGCAGGGAGGATCATAAGTTTGGATAACTAGGATGGTATCTTCCATTCATCTGCAAAGACTTTATGTGCATGGTAGTCACATGGAATAGAGCATCAAGCAATGCCCGTCACCAGGCCCTGTAGTGGGCTAACATAATGACTTTTCAAGGCAGAATTGAGAGGCTGTTTACGCTATGCACGCAATTATCAGTGCCCCTTACTGTGTCCTCTGCTAAAGATCACTTAAAAGGCAACTGAAGATCCAAGTTGGAGGCAACTTGGTTTATTTCTCAGAGGACCAGCTTGCTGAGTGTGGAGAGGGAAGATAACACTTGTTGCTATGTGGTTACATGGCATAAGTATTTTCTAAAAGCTATGCTTGGTCATATTAATATACTAATGCTACcttactgaagaaaacagtattCTCTAGCACAAATCCTCATATTAAGGCAATGCAAGACCAACCTGGGTTTGAGACAATAAGCAGCTTGCAGTCAGGACTGTATTTAACAACATTGGGAATGATGAATTTGAAGATATTCACATTGCGCTGGACCAAGTTAAGGCGGCTCTCTCCTTCTTGCTGACGGGCACCAGCAGTGACAATGACCAGCTTGGAGTGTGCAGTCACACTGTAATCTGCAGACAAAAGGCTGTGTCAAACATGACCTCTTTCTACACATGGTTCAGAACAGGAGTTCAGTTCCTTTTAGTATTAATATCCAAAATGCTCAAGTTTGAGGGTGCAGAAATTCTCCTGGTAATTGTTACCCTAGACTTTGCTTCTATAGGaagttaaatttttcttttaaggctgTGGATCATTGCCACCAAGTGGCGACCTTAAGGGCATATCAAAATCTTGCAGTGTAGAATGTGGGCAGTGGTATTCCGTACTTCTCGGGCCCAGATGGATATAGGGGAAGCTGTCAGGATAGTATCTGGTGCAAGTGCTGTGTagaagaggaagaaggctctGCCCTTGTAACCTACTGTTACCTGTAGGTTACCTAACTTACTGTTACAAGTAACCTACTGTAACCTACTGTGCCCTCTGGAGCTGCACGTTAACTAAGATATGAAAGTGGCTATCACTTGGCCTACTCAGGTTGCTAGTAAACATAAAGCTATCAGACCTTTATAGCCAAGAAGTAAGTAGTAATGTATTCAGGGGCTAACTGGCTGTGAAATAAAATTCTCAAAGGTGCAGGAGTACTTAAGAAATTCATCTTCCTGTACTGAGTGGTGAACTCTGGAAGAGGATTCCTAGTTGGACTGGCCTTAACAAGGTATATGAAAGAGAGTCAGCTGAGTAATATTTCTGCAGGAAAGTTAAATGAGCTTTCCTCCTAACAATGCGGATGACAGACTAACTGCTAGACTTGGATGACCAGTTGGAGATCTGAAGTGGCTATCTCCATTTGGAAATAACGAGCGCATTAGAGCCAATACTTGCCTTTGCCAGAGACAATCTTTGGTGTTTTAAGGAAGAGGCTGCCATGCTGGAGATCTAGCATCTCTCCTCTGAGCTTGTCCTCCACAACATCAACAAGGGCAAGTTCATCAGCTAAGTCCTAAAAAAGACCAAGATTAAATATTAAGTTTATTGCCTCTTTGAGCAAAGTACCCAATTTGTAAACTGTGAagttacaattattttaaaagcagtgatCTACCTAAGCAATTTTGCTCATCTGTAACGCTTTACTTGCATTTTGATACAATAATGCAATGAAGAAGACACGTCATTCAGAGTGCTaggaccattttttttccagtccacgCTGCAAAGTATTACTCCATTGCACACTCTGCTTCAGACAAAATGACTCCTCAGTTCTTAACCTTTTTGTACATTTGGAGTGTTAAAGGACAACTACTTAGAACAGAGTCTGGAAGTCATTCAATGGTAAATGCAGCTTTCAAGTCAAAATGATACATAGAGCATGTTCTGTCTGATACTAGGGTAAACTTTGTTTACAAGAACTACAGTTATTTGTTCTCTGTCAATAGCTTGTAGATCACTGCTTCACTTCAGGCCCAAAGGAATGCATAAACAAAAGTTCATCTTGTATGCTAGCCCAATTAGTCTAATACAGGAGACTACTTTTGCCTCTCTTTTAGGCCTCAGGTAGTCACAACTGTGATGCTTCATCCCGAGCTAGACACTTACCTTCATCAGGATGCTAATAGCACAGGCCATTCCAACTGCACCCACACCAACCACACTGATCTTATTGTGGGCATGACTCTGATCCTGTTTGTGGACATTGTGGATGAGCTGATCCTTGAGAGACATGGTGCACGgctgaaaggaaagcagcagattATTTCTCCAGGCTTTGGAGCCTTTACCAATGCCAGATGTTTGAATCAAGCAAGACTGATTTTATTCCAGGATGATAACAAAATGGGTACAAATCTCATGCCTGCAACATTTGGCAGTACTGCCTGTATGcagcaaaatgataaaaaaaaaagaattactgacGACAATGCACTGTCTAAGCTCACTATAGCTTTCCCTCAAATACAGCCTGAGAGCCATTATATAGCTGGATGGCACTCCAGCAGCACTAGCAGAATGTTCTAAATGATCATCCATATTACATTTAGGTACAGGAAGCCATTTTAGTACTTCTAAGCACCACATGGTCTGGCAATCTCCAGTCTACCGCCCTGAAAAACTGGTACTCTGTGCCCCGAAGCCTTTCCGGAGCTGAAGCTGTACAACACTTATGCAAGCCCTTCTTAAGCACAATGTGATCCTCAAAGTCAACTTTATGGATTTCTTTTAAAGTGAAACTGCCTACTTTTGAATTAAGATGTCTAGTCCAGTGTTACCGTCTCTCCCACCCTCAATTTTTTTAGCTACTAGCTGCACGGCAACCCAGTTATACGGGTTCTAATCCAACAGCCACAGGTGTACTGAAATGCCATGATGACAATGGAGTATTGTGCTTTTATGCCAGGGTCCCTGCAGAAGCGGATACCAGGCTTTCCCAAGCAGCacagcttctgctttgcttgaAAAGCCCGAGGCAAGGGCAGCCTCACCGATGGATGGATGCAAGTATAGACGCAACACGATTCTAAAGTTGGTGCTGAACAGGCGGCAACCCGTTCTGAGCAGGAAAGGCCAGTCAGCGTTGGCAGAGCAGGTAAGGACTGCGAGTCTGGGgcgggtgggggaagggggagacagGAAGCCATCAGTGCCCATATTTAGGGGAAGTTAACCAAGATCTGTCAGTCTTCATTTTCAGAAGCCTCCTGAAGCGTGGCCCAGTATAGTGCGCTCTCTCTCCATGTGCCAAGTCCTCCCTTTGCACTATAAGCGCTTTAATGCACGAGGCTGGTGAGGAGCACCCAGCATTTCTCAACTACGTTTAATActcaatttttttgttgttagagCGCAAACCGAAAGCAGCATGTTAGGGAAGAGCCAGCAGTAGGCGGTGTAATAACGCTCCGTTCCAAACGCAGCCCCTGCGCCCATCCCCCCAGCCCTTTGCAGGGTcactcccagcaccctccccaacAGGTAGGGTCCCCCCGCACTCATTAGGGAAAGCCAGTtaattggggggcggggggagcggagaTGGCGTGGCAACGCGGCGCCCAGCAGCCTCAAGGCAAGGGAAAGGGTTGAGGAAATCACGCCGGTTGCATAAGTCCGGCGAGTAGGGGCGCGGTGCCTCTTCCACACCCCACCCAAGGCGGGATGAAGTCCAGGGCGTCTACCCCGGAGCTCCTCGGCCGCCGGGGGGAATCGGTCGAGCTCGGCGCCGCCTGCTCGACcgattccctccccccccgcccaacccCCGGCGGGCTGTCGGCCAGCGGCGCCCACatccccccctcttcctccccacagcaACCCGCCAAGGCGCTGGCACCTACCTAGGGTCCTCAACCGAGCGCGGCGGCTGCTGCaacggcggggcggggagcgcggcggccgcCTTAAGTAGTGGGCCGGGCGGCTGACGTGAGGCGGGCGGGCCGTCCGCTGTGGAGACGTGCCCGCCGACACGTCGGGGTGGAGGGTGAGGAGAGGCGGCGGTGGGGGGCGGGAAACGACGACAAGTTGAGGCGAGGCTGGACGGTTATAACGGTTGGCCCCTAACGGCCGGCCGCTAACGGTCGGCGCCGTGAGGGAAGCTTCCCGTTGGAACACTTTTCTCTGGGGAGAGGCTCCCGTGTGGAGGGTTTTGGACGGTCTCGCCGCCGTGCCTCAAGCGGGAGCCCTCATGTTTTCCTGCCGTGACTGGAAACACCACGACAGGACACACGATGGTCTGTTTTCACAGTCATGCCACGCTGTCGGCTTCCCCGTCACCCTGTGGTTGGTTTGCAAAGCCAAGTCCTTCACTTGTTTCTTGctaggaaacaaagagaaaaaaagataaaaattttaattacatCCCAGATGCCTGAAGTTTTGATTTTGTGCTGCGCTACAGGGTTGTCCCACAAAACTGGCTTTTAGTAAACCCATACCACCTTTTATCCCTTTGTTCATGTTGGTAGTTAAACTTCCCTTTGCAaattttcctgaagaactgcacaGACATCAAAAGCACAGGCGCAGGCCGCATCCGCCATGGCTCACTTCTTAAATATTAGCTGTTCTCTGGGCCTGTGGTAATGCCTCCAAGTCAGTAAATTTACTTAAAATCTTTGCACGTGGGTTTGTGGTTTGCTGTGCGTTGGGATTCTGTGTTCAAGATTGTCTGGTTCCTCCAGTTGGAACGCAGTAGACTGTGAGTTTTGCTTGCCAGCTGGCTGTATTCATTTATTACCTTGTATCCAGGTCTCCCTTCTACCCCTCTTAGATATCCTATCTTTATGCCATGGATTAACATGTTGATCCTTAATGAAAAATCAGGGAAGCATTCATTTAATCTTGTGTGAGTAGCTGGGTTACCTTTATTTTCCCAATCTTGTTTTACAGTgatacttttttcttcctccccccccccttttttttttaatttcttgcagCTGCAGTATCTTTGTGATGTTTGTCTTGATTTCCTTTTGGGATTCTAGCTCTACCTGATTTTTGGCAGCTTCTAAGATGTACTTGACTTCCTTTTTGAGGTGATTATCTTGCTATGGCAGAAGGCCTTTCTTACTAATTaacccctttctcttcctctacCCATACCAACATTTCCATCTCGGTTTTGTCGGGgatgtcttttctttcctctaaagTCACTTTATATAGTTTATCTCTTAGTCAATAGAGTTAGCCAATTTCAAATGAGGTTTTCATGGAGGTCTTGATCTCTCCACGACCTCATCCCACTCATAGTGCGTGTGAGCTTCAAACACGGCCCTTGGTCATGCTAGACCAGAGCAGATGGTGTGAAGATGGATATATCTCATCACACGTAAGGTTTGTACTCATCTACCAAACTCTGTTTTACAACTGAAGGAATTTCCTGCTGCTGTTCAAGGCACACTAGCGCCTGCTCACGGACCATCCCAGTGACAATTCCCCTCTGACAGGAATGGTAGCGCAAAGCCTCCCAATTTCTTTGACAGTCCAttggcaaaacaaaataaacaaaaaacacaggTGAGAAAATATCTAAAGATGCTTGAAACATAGAACAGGAGATTTACGTGAAACAAGCCAGAAAAATACGAAGTTTTGGTTCTTATTATAAAGACTGGCATTTCTACCAAAGGAGGTTAAATATCATGACCTATCAGTTGCAAAACTGGATGTGCTGCAAGTGCTTGCAGCTGCTTGAGGAATGAGTGAGGCTTGTGAGATATGTCATGTCAGAGGGGACTGGTAGCTAAGGAAGGGAAAGTGTGGGTAGATGCTGAGTAGGCCTAATGCCGCATGAATGAAGAATAAAAGGAAACCGCATAATGTGGTTCTGTCATCCTGCATTATGCTGGGTTCACTGAGCACCTTGTTCTATCAAAAGTCTCAAGGACGGATTAGGAAGTTTAGTTCTGCATCCTAGGAATCTGTATTTACAGTGGCTTTATATGCATGAGGCTAAACTTCTCATCCAGAATTTGGGTTCCAGACATCTGACAGGACAGAAAATTTTGAACATTTGTCAGGATTGAAGATCAAGAAGAAGTATTTTCTCCCTATAAAAATTTTTACTTCTGAAGAGTTTAAATGTAAGATAAGAGGCTTCTAAGACAATACCGGCTGGGTAGATTAatgggtattttaaaaatacgtAACTAATGTAGAGCGGGTGGTATTATACTACTGTCACAGTGAGACCAAGGCTCCTAAGAGAAGAATGTTGGTATTATAAGGTTGTTCTTATTCTGTGGCTCAGACAATATAAAATTTGGACATGGTTTGCAGGATATAAGTTCCAGTAAAGTCTTCACTTGCTTGTGTTTGTGTTGCTCGTTACTGAGAAAAGAACCAAGACCAGATCTCTGTTATTTATAACATAAGGCATCAGGTTGTCCTTAACTGCCCAGTGCCTATTCAGATACCAGAGGTCCTACCTTTAGTAGAGTAGACCAAAGCAAGCTAACTAGGATGtttcaaaaccaccctggtcccaacATGTCCTCAACGATGACAAGCAGATCAGAAGccttgttttgttaaaaattagCGTCAGCTTTTAATATGCGAGTGTTAATTCACCTGGGTTACAAAACTGAGAAGGCAGCTGTGACTGccaaatttttccttttatgtgtcCCTTCTGATCTCAGTAGCAGCAGTAGATGCTCAGGAGGAAAACAGTCATCTGGCATGATTGACATCGATTTTCTGCCTCAGAGAGCTTCAATCAGAGAAGGCTCATAACAACACAAACACAGCGGGGTGAGCAAATTAAGGGCATTTTTTCTGCACTTGGAAGATGGAGGCCAAatctgttttgatttcttttaagtaATTGACTTCGATTGTAGGCATGGAACCGACTTTCCTCCCTTGTATACATAAAGAGTTTtattcttcctgttctttttccGCTGCTGCCTTTCATTGCAGTAGCGGGAGGTTGATGTTGATAGAGTGATAGGAATGTTTGAAACGTGACAGGGTCTCTCTCTCCAGAGAAGCTTAGCTCTTCCTTGGCCTGCTTGCCCTCTTTTCTATATTACCTTTCACAgattaaacacaaaaaataaagcaatagaaGTTGCTGAATGtggaaacatttatatttttattctaggAGTTACAAGCAGAGACTTTCCACTGGCCTCAGGTGGCATTTGATCTCTTTGGTCGCTAAGAGAAGGAAATGATGTCACATTCTTATTAAACAATGTGTTTGTCTTTAAACTATGAGATACCCCTTAAACCTTTATCACAAAAATAAAGTCCAGAGTTCAATGTGTGCATCTCGCTATTTTCAGTGAAACACTTACAAAGTGTTAGCAAATTTCTCTCCATTTTGCTAATATACAAGAGGTTTTACATGGTGATATTTAATTTCGACACTCGCCATTTGCTCAGGTCCTGGTTCCTGACAGACTAAGTCAAATCTGATGGTGCTGCAGGGGTGAACAATGGCACCAAACCATGACCTGCACTTATTTGCTGTATGAGCTACAGCTCAGCTAGGAGGTTAGCAGTAACCCAACATCACCGTTGATGCTGACCGGCCCTGGAAAAGTCAGTGGAGTCTCTCTGCTCTACCTGAGATCTGAGGTCTAATTTGCCCCTAAAAATCATATTCCCAGCATAATCAGTCCTGATTTTGTTTAACATTATCAAGGGTTTTGCTTTCATATGATGTCCGTGTGTGAGGGGAAAACCTGGCACTAGACATAGATCCATCATGTTCCAGTCCTGTCTTTCCCATTGATTTATTCTGAGGCCTGAACAACTTCCTCCAGCTTTAATGGCTTAATTTCTCATTTGTAAAATAGGAAGGGTCTTTATCTACCAACCTGATGGTGGTACTGTAGGGATTAGTTAATTATGAAACACTTCAGCTttgtaaagcaaaatgaaaatgatgGAGGTTCTTTGCCTAAACCAGAGAGGCCTGGACCCCAAAATGGAGTAGCTTGGCATGAAAAGTTTGGTATACTCTTCTAAATTGTCAACATCAATAAAGCTCCCAGAGCCAGAATTCTTGGAATTTCAAAATCTGTATCAGGATAAGATACAGGAAGTTGGTTCATACTGCATAAAAATCCGTATATTGTGTTTTTCAAATTTGGACAGTATAGCCACATCAAACCATTTGAACTGTTCTCCTAAGAAAACTAAAAGCTAAAAGATGAGTTTCACCTTGGCTTGCACTAACAGGTATCTCTGCACATAACTGAGTATCCATGGTACGTCCACCTCTGGATCCCTCTCCTTGGCTTCTTCCACACATGCTTATTCTGGTAAGGATGCTGATATTACAAAGATCCAGTGCTTTTCCTGCTTCACaccctcttttttctttgcactgtcattgtggggagagggggaggggctAGCTGATGCAATTCTCACGTCTGGGTATTTATACATATCTATTTCTACAGCCTATTTTTAAATGTGCACTATGGTAATATATATGGAGAGCCATGCAAATAATTGGCAATTTTTGAAGATCCCAGACTTCCATAATGCCCTCTTGTCAGATATATGTTTTTGATTGCAAACTGTTTTCTAGCTGACATGTTTCAATGTGCAGAACTTCCAAGTTACaccagtttttcttttccccttaaaaggTTGGTTATATTTGCAAGTACAACAGCCATGGATTATGCATTCAGTATAAATCTAgataaaactgtatttcttgcaATGATTTTCTCAATATAAAGctaaagaaaactgtatttcttgcaATAGCTTCCTAAATCATCGCTTTAGGTAGCTGGGCTAAGCAGAACGCGTGATTTTGACTTGCTTCTCTAAGGAAATGAATTTACTCATGGAGGCATGAGTCACTGCGCAGGATTCTCCAAGCCAGACCCATTCCCTTGATGCAACACGGAATACTTACTCATTTATTCAGGAACTGCAGGAAACAGGATGCTCAGCTAAACCACATGGTCGGAAAGAGATGGAAAGGCACTCCTGTGGACAGGGGCTGCTATTCAGTTTTTGCCTAACCAAGTCACAAAGATATCTCAGCCAGTTCAGCACCTGCCTCCTGATGACCGTCAAGAGCAGTACAATCATTAATACACCCTTGCTGCCGCTGCTGCTTTCTAAACTGGCAGCAGCAAAACTATTACTGTTATCTGACTTGTTCTTGAGTGCCTGGCAGGTTGCAGTAAGTGGAGACTTTCTATAAATTACAGGAAAGAGCTGCAGGGATATGAGAGGAAGGCTGCggactgctgctgccactgctacTTGCCAATTCAAGAGGGCAGGCAGGTTCAGCAGCAAAAGGTCAGAGGCATGTCCCTGCACTCCATCCAGAGCAGAGACCCCCTTGCCCTTATTTTAATATTCATTCTGCAGCTGTCAGTTTTGATTTCCCCAGGATCCCTTCTCAGTACATCACATGCCAACAAGGTGGTTAGCTCAGGGTAAAGAGCTACAGAGTCCTGCAAAGACAAGTTTTTACTGATTCAGGACATTTGGGACACAgtacatttaaaaacacattattaCCTCCCCTACAGAGAGAGATACTTTTCTAGCATTTCAGACCATACATATATCTGGTCAACCCTCTGCATATTCAAAATGATAGCAGGTTATGTATTCTCTCCCATCCAAAAATCACTGTGGCCAAACTTTCATTTCTGTGAATCAAAATTCCAAGTTACATTGCTGAAAACTCAGCATCCTATGGTTGAGAAGTTACTGGGCCATACAACCACTGTAGAAAGCTGAGAGTTCATCTCAACATCACAGACACACAAACTTGGTGGAGGAACTTCTTGCCCTGCCTACTCTACAGAAACAATGCACAAGCACGATGTGAACTCACCCCTTTATCTCTTTCATCCATTTAGGAGATGGGAGCGTCACGGTTGGGACTCTACAGATGGAAGCTCTCACTTTAGCAGCATAAACTTACAGCCTCAGGGAAGTCCTAGACATTCAAAATAGTTTGGTCTGTGTTTTCATGAAGGACATGCTTCAGCAGGATACCTCTCTTCAAagctttcactgaagaaatcagTGCTATAAAGCATAACTTTTACAGTTTTGTGTCTGGAGTGGAGTGGGAAGGCCAGAGATCAGGAGATAATCGCGTTCTGATTTTGCAGTCTCCTTTTAGAGCCTGGATGCCTCACAGTCTATCCCACATGTTGGTGTTCTCAGATAATGCCCATTGAATATGGAAAATGCATGTGCCTACACTTGACTATGTAATAAATGATTATCCGTCCCTTGGAGAAGGAAGATGAAGTTTAACTTGCAGTTCAACAAACTTAGCAATAGAATGGAAGTAGGCAACCAGCTGCCTTCTTTTCAGTCCCTGCACTTAAACCACACCTGAGGCTTTTTAAGAGTGCTGCAGCTGGGCTAGCTTAGCCCTAAGATAGCAGTCCTGAGGGGTGGCTGTGGCTTGTGTTACAGAGTTGAACTCTTCTGCTGTTCTCAGATAGGAGAAGTAACCTGACTGATTCCACACAAGGTACTCTtttagatttttgtttctgtggtggtggttgttggcAGCTCTGTGTGTGAACATAGAGCCCTGGGGGGGAAATGACATGACTGTGGAAGGCAGGGACTGTCCTGAGAGGTTTTGAGGCAGagtttttaaatactgtttatgTTATACTGTCAGCAGAACGTATTGCTAGAGTGGACATGGAGATGTCACCCAGGAGACAGCTATTGCCTTATCTCTTTGAAAGTTATGCTCCCTGGGCTTTCTAATTTTGTTCtgtgtcattttattttataagcagAAGGAaacgaaagaaagaaagaaacgaAAGAAAGACACTATTTCCTTAATGACCAAGTTTTCCTAGCTTGTACTGTCAGGAATTTACACCGCCATCTAGATGTGCTATAGTTTTATGTTAGTTGGCTACTGTAGGTGTTAAGTGGCCTGCACTTTCCCCAGGCTTCCGTGTTGGTGTTGGCTGGAGACCTCATCTCTACTCACAGCAAAGCTAGATGTGAGCCCTGAGTCACATGTAAGTTCAAAATGTGGCTTGGCAGGAAGAGGTGTGTGATTTCTAATCCTTttcaagaaagaatttttttgtgatctttattttctttcattgcttttttttaattttaagtacCCATGTTTCCTAATTCAAACATAATATGGTGCGCCATCACTCAGTACCAAAGGTCTACATTGTGGCAGTGATTCCAAAGGAATAATAAAAGTGGATAGAGGTGCAGCCTGTATTGCTAATGTGCAAGAATCTTTTGACTCAGCTTCATTATGCAACCATAGCAAAATAATTAATACACTTCAAGCAGGTACCAAGCTGAGTATCTGTCGAGAGCACAATGTCACAGTGCAGGTATTGTACAGACACACAGCAGTTCTCAGCAAAGAGCTCACCAAGAGGCAGAACAAAACAGGGAAGTGAAAGTGGAAGCAGAACAAGGCAGAATGATTGCCAAATATGGTGCTTGTCTTAGTATGCTGTGATGTTCAAGAATGTTACAAAATACTGACCCTTATCTCTATCAATTGATTCAGTTTTCTTATTTACACtcaaattttaaatagaaaatgaaaggTTGTTTTCTTGCCTATAGACTGCCAATGAATCATTTTCACAGTGCTATGCTAAGTGTGGGGTTTCTGACTTGTGGACCCTCTGTTCTTGTATTTGGATGAAATCGCACAAATGTTTAGCAAACATTTGCAGGGCATGGCCCTGTTGCTTTGCAAACTATGATGAGCCTTGTTAAAAGAggtgaatgttagcaaagggaacaagcaccCAGGTTTTAGCTCCTGTGGGGGGAATCCTGAAACTCACAGAATCTGTTGACTTTCTGTCTTGGGCCTTATAATAAGAGGAATCGCGTGTCTGTGTCCTGGGTGGTAAATGCAAGGTACGCTATTTCTCACTGGCCATCTACAACCTTGTGTTGTTTTCCTCATAACTTTATTCAGGTTCAGTTGTATCCCTAGACGCTATGCGGCTCTGGCCCTAAGAGGCAGTATCTCAATGAAGGTACCCTTTTAAAATATGACGATGTGATGAAAATGTGAGGTGCTGAGAAGATAGTGTCACGGATTGTGTGTGTGAGCTGGATTTCTGGAGGCTGTGTCTCCTGAACACTTCACCCCCAATATATTTTCCATACCCTTTTTGCTAGTTGTACATCATTTCTACTTTATAC
Encoded here:
- the LDHA gene encoding L-lactate dehydrogenase A chain, whose protein sequence is MSLKDQLIHNVHKQDQSHAHNKISVVGVGAVGMACAISILMKDLADELALVDVVEDKLRGEMLDLQHGSLFLKTPKIVSGKDYSVTAHSKLVIVTAGARQQEGESRLNLVQRNVNIFKFIIPNVVKYSPDCKLLIVSNPVDILTYVAWKISGFPKHRVIGSGCNLDSARFRHLMGERLGIHPLSCHGWIVGEHGDSSVPVWSGVNVAGVSLKALHPDLGTDADKEQWKEVHKQVVDSAYEVIKLKGYTSWAIGLSVADLAETIMKNLRRVHPISTIVKGMHGIKEDVFLSVPCVLGNSGITDVVKMILKPEEEDKLRKSADTLWGIQKELQF